The Xanthomonas rydalmerensis genomic interval TGCGGTCTCATGCACGATCAGCACGCCGGCCGCGCCCTGCCGCGCGCCTTCCTCGAACTTGTAGGTCCAGCGGCCGTAGTAGGTCATGCCCTTGCCGTCGAACGCGCCCTTGCCGGTCTCGAAGTCGGGGTCGTTGATCAGCACCACCGCGATCTTGCCCTTCAGGTCCACGCCCTTGAAGTCGTCCCAGCCGCGCTCGGGCGCCTTGACGCCGTAGCCGACGAACACCAGTGGCGCCCCGTCCAGGGTCACCTGGCTGCTGCCGTCGAGCGCGGCGCGCACGGCGATCTGCTGGCCCTGGGTCAGGGCCTGGCGCTGGTCGCCGCTGGCGATCGCCAGCGTCGGGGTGCCGACGATGTCGGCGCGGCGCAGCGGCACCGCCTGGGTCCACAGGCGCTTGCCGTCGCGCAGGTCGCCGCCGGGCTGCAGGCCGGCCGCCTGGAACTGCGCACTCAGATAGGCCACGGTCTTCTCCTCGCCCGCCGAGCCCGGGGCGCGGCCCTCGTAGGCGTCGGAGGCCAGGGTCTTGACGTCGGTGGACAGGCGCTTGGTGTCGAAGGTCGGTGCGGGCGGCGGTGCCGCCAGGCAGGCGCCGGACAGCGCCAGGGCCAGCAGGCTCAGGATCGGTCGTTTCACTTGGTTCCCCTCGGCAGACACAAAGAAGGGCGAGTGTAGCGGCGCCCCTACCGGGTCGTGGTGGGTCGAACGACCGCCATACGTGCGCTGTCGCAAAAATTTATTGTGATAAACCACTCAAATATGAAGCTGAACATGCTCTAATGCCGCGCTCGCGCACCGCGGGGTCCGCGCCAATCCGGTGGCCCATGCCGATCCGCGCGCCCGCCCTGGCTTCCACCCGAGCCCGGCGTGAGAACCGTCACTCCCCACCTCACCCGGGCCGCTCCGACTGCGGGCCGGCTCGCTTCCGGAGACCTGCAGAGATGTCGATGTCCCCCCTCACCCGCATCACCCGTTGCGTGCTGGCCGCCGCGCTGCTGGCCGCCAGCGGTTCGGCCTGGAGTTACGCGATCAGCAAAGGCACGGTGGTGGACGACCGCGGCAACGCGGTGCAGCTGCGCGGCGTCAACTGGTTCGGCTTCGAAGGCAGCGCGCACACCGTGCACGGCCTGTGGGCGCGCAACTGGAAGGACATGATCACGCAGATGCAGGGCCTGGGCTTCAATGCCGTGCGCCTGCCGTTCTGCCCGCAGACCCTGCGCGGCGTGGCGCCGACCAGCATCGACTACGGCCGCAATCCGGACCTGCAGGGTCTGAGCTCGCTGCAGGTGCTGGACAAGGTCATCAACGAACTCAGCAGCCGCGGCATGTACGTGCTGCTGGACCACCACTCGCCCGATTGCCAGGGTATCTCCGAGCTCTGGTACACCGACTCCTACAGCGAGCAGCAGTGGCTCAGCGACCTGAGCTTCGTGGCCAAGCGCTACGCGTCGGTGCCGGGCGTGATCGGCATCGACCTGAAGAACGAGCCGAATGGCCGCAACACCTGGGGCACCGGCAACCTCAAGACCGACTGGAACAAGGCGGTCGAGCGCGCCTCGGCGGCGGTGCTGAAGGTGGCGCCGAAGTGGCTGATCGTGGTCGAGGGCATCACCGACAACCCGACCTGCTCCAGCAGCAACGGCTACTGGTGGGGCGGCAACCTGGAACCGCTGACCTGCACCAAGCTCAATGTGCCGGCCAACCGCCTGCTGTTGTCGCCGCACGTGTACGGCCCGGACGTGAACTGGCAGCCCTACTTCGGCGACGGCAGCTTCCCGGCCAACATGCCGGCGATCTGGGAGCGCCAGTTCGGCCAGCTGACCCAGCGCGGCTACGCCATGATGATCGGTGAGTTCGGCGGCAACGAAGGCCGCAACCAGGCGCAGGATCCGATCCTGCAGAAGGCGCTGATCGACTACCTGATCAAGAAGAACATCCGCAGCGGCTTCTACTGGGCGTGGAACCCCAACAGCCGCGACACCGGCGGCGTGCTCGACGACGACTGGACCACCGTGCGCACCGAGAAGATGGCCGGGCTGAAGCGGCTGTGGGGCGACACCGGCGGCACCACGCCGACGCCCACTCCGACGCCTACGCCTAACCCGGAGCCGACCCCGACCCCGACCCCGGCCCCGGGCAGCGCCAGCTTCAGCACCAAGGTCATCGTCGACAGCGACTGGAACGCCGGCTACTGCGAACGCGTGCAGGTGACCAACAGCGGCAGCGCCACCGGCAACTGGGCGGTCACCCTGTCCATCAGCGGCACGATCAACAACCTGTGGAACGCCACCTGGACGCAGTCGGGCACCACGCTCAGCGCCAGCGGCGTGGACTGGAACAAGACCCTGGCCGCCGGCGCCACCGCCGAGTTCGGGTTCTGCGCCGCCCGCTGAAGGCGGCACCATCGCCTCGCGCAGCGCGCGGGGCCCATGCCAACGGCAGCGTCCCACGACGCTGCCGTTGCCATTTGCACCGGGCGACTGCGCGCCCGTGGACGCCACCACAGCGCCTGCGCGCAATCGGTGGACAAGCACGTCTTCTGCAACGGCAATCACGGCCGCCGCGGCGGGACACTGCCGATCATCGCCGCCAAGCATCCGCCCCCCCCTTGGCCGGCGCGCCCCGCACCGGCCGCCATCGGAGCACCGCGATGAAACGGTCCCTGCATTCCCGCCTCACCCGCTGCCTGCTGGCCGCGGCGCTCGTGATCGCCAGCGGCTCGGCCTGGAGCTACGCCATCCAGCAAGGCAAAGTGGTGGACGACGCCGGCAACGCCGTGCAACTGCGCGGCGTCAACTGGTTCGGTTTCGAGACCTCGCAGCACACCGTGCACGGCCTGTGGGCGCGCAACTGGAAGGACATGATCACGCAGATGCAGGGCCTGGGCTTCAATGCCGTGCGCCTGCCGTTCTGCCCGCAGACGCTGCAGGCGGTGTCGCCCGGCAGCATCGACTACAGCCGCAATCCGGACCTGCAGGGCCTGAACTCGCTGCAGATCCTGGACAAGGTGATCAACGAACTCAGCAGCCGCGGCATGTACGTGCTGCTCGACCACCACACGCCGGATTGCAACGCCATCTCCGAGCTCTGGTACACCGGCAGCTACAGCGAGCAGCAATGGCTGGACGACCTGAGCTTCGTCGCCAAGCGCTACGCGTCGGTGCCGGGGGTGATCGGCCTGGACCTGAAGAACGAGCCGCACGGCGCCGCCACCTGGGGCAGCGGCAATGCCGCCACCGACTGGAACAAGGCGGCCGAACGCGCGTCGGCGGCGGTGCTGAAAGCGGCGCCGAACTGGCTGATCGTGGTCGAAGGCATCGCCGACACGCCGACCTGTTCGAGCGGCACCGCGCACTTCTGGGGCGAGAATCTGGAACCGCTGGCCTGCACCCCGCTGGCGATTCCGGCCAACCGCCTGCTGCTCGCCCCGCACGTGTACGGGCCGGACGTGTCCATGCAGTCCTACTTCAGCGCCTCCAACTTCCCGGCCAACATGCCGGCGATCTGGGAGCAGCACTTCGGCCGGTTCGTCCAGGCCGGCCACGCGCTGCTGCTGGGCGAGTTCGGCGGCAAGTACGGCCAGGGCAACCCGCTGGACGTGCAGTGGCAGAACGCGCTGGTCGACTACCTGATCGGCAAGGGCATCCACAGCGGCTTCTACTGGTCGTGGAACCCGAACAGCGGCGACACCGGCGGCATCCTCAACGACGACTGGAGCACGGTGCGCAGCGACAAGGTGACCCTGCTGAAGAAGCTGTGGGACGGCGCCGGCAGCGGCAGTGGTGGTGAGGGCGGTAACGGCGGTGGCAACGGCGGCGGCGGAACGCCCACGCCGCCACCGTCCGGCAGCAGCTTCAGCACCAAGGTGCTGGTCGACAGCGACTGGAACGCCGGCTACTGCAACCGCGTGCAGGTCAGCAACACCGGCGGCAGCAGTGGCGACTGGACCGCCACCCTGTCCATCAGCGGCACCGTCAGCAACCTGTGGAACGCCAACTGGACCCAGTCCGGCACCACCCTCAGCGCCAGCGGCGTGGGCTGGAACAAGACCCTGGCCCCGGGCGCGACCGCCGAGTTCGGTTTCTGC includes:
- a CDS encoding cellulase family glycosylhydrolase, which produces MSPLTRITRCVLAAALLAASGSAWSYAISKGTVVDDRGNAVQLRGVNWFGFEGSAHTVHGLWARNWKDMITQMQGLGFNAVRLPFCPQTLRGVAPTSIDYGRNPDLQGLSSLQVLDKVINELSSRGMYVLLDHHSPDCQGISELWYTDSYSEQQWLSDLSFVAKRYASVPGVIGIDLKNEPNGRNTWGTGNLKTDWNKAVERASAAVLKVAPKWLIVVEGITDNPTCSSSNGYWWGGNLEPLTCTKLNVPANRLLLSPHVYGPDVNWQPYFGDGSFPANMPAIWERQFGQLTQRGYAMMIGEFGGNEGRNQAQDPILQKALIDYLIKKNIRSGFYWAWNPNSRDTGGVLDDDWTTVRTEKMAGLKRLWGDTGGTTPTPTPTPTPNPEPTPTPTPAPGSASFSTKVIVDSDWNAGYCERVQVTNSGSATGNWAVTLSISGTINNLWNATWTQSGTTLSASGVDWNKTLAAGATAEFGFCAAR
- a CDS encoding cellulase family glycosylhydrolase, whose product is MKRSLHSRLTRCLLAAALVIASGSAWSYAIQQGKVVDDAGNAVQLRGVNWFGFETSQHTVHGLWARNWKDMITQMQGLGFNAVRLPFCPQTLQAVSPGSIDYSRNPDLQGLNSLQILDKVINELSSRGMYVLLDHHTPDCNAISELWYTGSYSEQQWLDDLSFVAKRYASVPGVIGLDLKNEPHGAATWGSGNAATDWNKAAERASAAVLKAAPNWLIVVEGIADTPTCSSGTAHFWGENLEPLACTPLAIPANRLLLAPHVYGPDVSMQSYFSASNFPANMPAIWEQHFGRFVQAGHALLLGEFGGKYGQGNPLDVQWQNALVDYLIGKGIHSGFYWSWNPNSGDTGGILNDDWSTVRSDKVTLLKKLWDGAGSGSGGEGGNGGGNGGGGTPTPPPSGSSFSTKVLVDSDWNAGYCNRVQVSNTGGSSGDWTATLSISGTVSNLWNANWTQSGTTLSASGVGWNKTLAPGATAEFGFCAAR